Proteins from a single region of Bacteroidota bacterium:
- a CDS encoding HigA family addiction module antidote protein — MRKLKNIHPGEILKEEFLLPLEITAYKLSKDIAIPQTRISEIIKGKRGISADTALRLSKYFGNSAKFWLGLQKDFDLEE; from the coding sequence ATGAGAAAGCTAAAAAATATTCATCCGGGAGAAATTCTAAAAGAAGAATTTTTACTCCCACTGGAAATAACGGCATATAAACTTTCGAAAGATATTGCTATTCCTCAGACCAGGATTTCTGAAATTATAAAAGGCAAAAGAGGAATATCAGCAGATACTGCTTTGCGTCTTTCTAAATATTTTGGTAACTCAGCAAAATTCTGGCTCGGTTTACAAAAAGATTTTGATTTGGAAGAATA
- a CDS encoding T9SS type A sorting domain-containing protein yields MDTKSLSLFIFLFLFVSGSFAQFTPEWTAAFSRPDESTTDIVFSKIDNASNVYVACDAYYQNQGSDFVLIKYNSVGTELWKVHYNNPSNTDDLVYAMGMDNSGNIVITGDGGEDMLTVKYNPDGILQWANLYRTPLSSRSISNTVSCDDSGNIFIGGTSTITSGNNRDMVIVKYNSSGILQWSKTFDGPWHSADQTMKLLTDNSGNVYVCGSTVDSNWNSNLTLLKYNTNGDLQWSAIYQNIESPDNDVTNMLIDNNGYIFVTGYSLGTNGGARGIILKYNSQGVLQWKASPPSNVLPNSVFDLVTDNSGNIYTTGAITADGTNTQYYTAKYNSQGIFQWGKSYSMTDGLNKAWKICIDALSNVYVTGLSKGINTETDFATIKYSPSGVQLWAARYKGDNTSKSFGSAINLDNADNVYVSGFSQVSDIYNKVITIKYSQTSGVVNTSSNVPSQYSLGQNYPNPFNPNTKINFSLPKSSFVSLKVFDLSGKEVSGLINENLSAGTYQADFNGANLTSGIYFYTLKTENFSETKKMILIK; encoded by the coding sequence ATGGACACCAAATCATTATCTCTTTTCATCTTCCTCTTTCTTTTCGTTTCAGGTTCTTTCGCTCAGTTCACTCCCGAATGGACTGCAGCATTTTCAAGACCTGACGAATCTACAACTGACATTGTATTTTCTAAGATTGATAATGCCAGCAATGTGTACGTAGCATGTGATGCTTATTATCAGAATCAAGGCAGCGATTTCGTTCTGATAAAATACAATTCTGTGGGGACTGAACTATGGAAAGTTCATTATAATAATCCCTCCAATACTGATGATTTAGTGTATGCAATGGGCATGGATAATTCAGGTAATATTGTGATAACAGGAGACGGCGGTGAAGACATGCTGACAGTAAAATACAATCCGGATGGGATATTACAATGGGCAAATCTTTACAGAACTCCTTTAAGCTCACGAAGTATTTCAAATACAGTTTCATGTGATGATTCAGGAAATATTTTTATAGGCGGAACCAGCACTATCACTTCCGGCAATAACAGAGATATGGTCATTGTAAAATACAATTCATCCGGTATCCTTCAGTGGAGTAAAACATTTGACGGACCATGGCATAGCGCTGATCAAACAATGAAATTACTAACTGACAATTCCGGCAATGTTTATGTTTGCGGAAGTACGGTTGATTCAAACTGGAATTCAAATTTGACTTTATTAAAATATAATACCAACGGTGATTTACAATGGTCTGCAATATATCAAAATATTGAAAGCCCTGATAATGATGTAACGAATATGCTGATTGATAACAATGGGTATATCTTTGTTACAGGTTACAGTTTAGGCACGAACGGGGGTGCTCGTGGTATTATTTTAAAATACAATTCCCAGGGAGTTCTTCAATGGAAAGCCAGTCCCCCCTCAAATGTTTTGCCGAATTCTGTTTTTGATTTAGTAACCGACAATTCAGGAAATATTTATACTACAGGCGCTATCACAGCCGACGGAACAAATACACAATATTATACCGCTAAATATAATTCACAGGGAATTTTTCAATGGGGTAAATCATATTCAATGACCGATGGCCTGAATAAAGCATGGAAAATTTGCATAGATGCTTTATCAAATGTCTATGTTACAGGACTGAGTAAAGGGATAAATACTGAAACTGATTTTGCAACGATAAAATACTCTCCTTCAGGCGTTCAGCTCTGGGCTGCGAGATATAAAGGCGACAACACATCTAAAAGCTTCGGTTCAGCTATTAATTTAGATAATGCAGATAACGTTTATGTTTCAGGATTCAGTCAGGTCAGTGATATATATAATAAAGTAATCACTATTAAATATTCACAAACATCCGGAGTTGTAAACACATCTTCAAATGTTCCTTCACAATATTCACTGGGACAGAATTACCCTAACCCGTTCAACCCGAATACAAAAATAAATTTCTCGTTACCTAAAAGCTCTTTCGTTTCTCTGAAAGTTTTTGACTTATCAGGTAAAGAAGTTTCCGGTTTAATAAATGAAAACTTATCTGCAGGAACATATCAGGCAGATTTTAACGGAGCGAATCTGACCAGCGGAATTTATTTCTATACCCTGAAAACGGAAAATTTTTCAGAAACAAAAAAGATGATACTTATTAAATAA
- a CDS encoding DUF3667 domain-containing protein: MEKCLNCGTELVGNFCHNCGQQKLAPGISVRNSFDEYFYKSIYWESSFSYTVRDLFLAPGNFVLNFINGKRKDYVKPVGFFLMTVGFFILMFHFLSENHFSYMKPIFIGEDTSEMIDSNISVNDFRQLEVSRLNYLMFMLPPILALFHTIIFRNKDVGYGERLAFYLYILGFGALISVIFLGLALITPVMWELRLIPLAVYYIYAIVQFSKANIFSGIIKALIVLIAGNAVYYGIVTLLLWGYLELVH, translated from the coding sequence ATGGAAAAATGCTTAAACTGCGGGACTGAACTCGTCGGAAATTTCTGCCACAACTGCGGACAGCAGAAGCTGGCTCCCGGAATTTCAGTAAGAAACAGTTTCGATGAATACTTTTATAAGTCAATATATTGGGAGTCCAGTTTTTCTTATACAGTTAGGGATTTATTCCTTGCTCCCGGCAACTTCGTTCTCAATTTCATTAATGGCAAAAGAAAAGACTACGTTAAACCCGTTGGATTTTTCCTTATGACCGTGGGATTTTTCATTCTTATGTTTCATTTTTTAAGTGAAAATCATTTCAGCTACATGAAGCCGATTTTTATCGGAGAAGATACGAGTGAGATGATTGACTCTAATATTTCCGTAAATGATTTCCGTCAGCTTGAAGTATCAAGGCTGAATTACCTTATGTTCATGCTACCTCCTATTTTAGCGCTTTTTCATACAATTATATTCAGAAATAAAGATGTCGGTTACGGCGAACGCCTGGCTTTTTATCTTTATATCCTCGGCTTCGGCGCGCTCATTTCCGTTATCTTTCTAGGGCTTGCGCTAATAACTCCTGTTATGTGGGAGCTGCGGCTTATCCCTTTAGCTGTTTATTACATCTATGCCATAGTTCAATTTTCAAAAGCAAACATTTTTTCAGGTATCATTAAAGCCTTAATTGTGCTGATTGCCGGAAATGCGGTTTATTATGGAATCGTTACATTATTACTCTGGGGCTACCTGGAGCTTGTGCATTAA
- a CDS encoding serine hydrolase, which produces MKRYCILIFLFLFSVHLSCLKANSITEIENLVYGGIVSKSFPGAQLLIGTPERILMEKNFGKYTYDSDAPDVTSSSIYDLASVTKVIATTSAIMQLYDNGKLNINDNVWLYIPEFANNGKEDIKITNLLLHNSGLKAWVPFYKTLTTKQQVLDEIYNMTPDYKTGTKFVYSDLNAVLLGLIVEKISGMPLDEYCRINIFEPLGMRSTTYLPKNELKKLAVPTENDTYWRNRLLQGEVHDETAAMLDGVSGNAGLFSNAKDLYWFMVMMLVKGKYYNPYSRGLKEEKFASADVVNLFIKKWETAAYNNSRGLGWDTKPEPTSYRTPCGEKFSENSFGHTGYTGTSVWADTDKNLIVIFLTNRVYPSRDNNGIREIRPEIHNMAVELLNGN; this is translated from the coding sequence GTGAAACGGTATTGTATCCTTATATTTCTTTTCCTTTTTTCAGTACATTTATCTTGCCTAAAAGCTAATTCGATAACTGAAATTGAAAATCTTGTTTACGGAGGTATCGTAAGCAAATCTTTTCCTGGCGCGCAGCTGTTAATTGGCACTCCGGAAAGAATTTTAATGGAAAAAAATTTCGGAAAATATACTTATGATTCCGATGCCCCTGATGTAACAAGCTCAAGCATCTATGACCTCGCCTCTGTCACGAAAGTTATTGCAACAACATCCGCTATAATGCAATTGTATGATAACGGAAAGCTCAACATCAACGATAACGTATGGCTATACATTCCTGAGTTTGCAAACAACGGAAAAGAAGATATCAAAATAACAAATCTGCTTCTTCATAATTCAGGACTGAAGGCATGGGTTCCATTTTATAAAACGCTTACAACAAAGCAGCAAGTTTTAGATGAGATCTATAACATGACTCCTGATTATAAAACCGGGACTAAATTTGTTTACAGTGATTTGAATGCAGTTCTGCTTGGACTTATTGTAGAAAAAATTTCCGGAATGCCTCTTGATGAATATTGCAGAATAAATATTTTTGAACCGCTCGGAATGAGAAGCACGACTTATCTTCCTAAAAATGAACTGAAGAAACTTGCAGTCCCGACTGAGAACGATACTTACTGGAGAAACAGATTGCTGCAAGGCGAAGTGCACGATGAAACAGCAGCAATGCTGGACGGAGTATCAGGCAATGCTGGACTTTTTTCCAATGCAAAAGACCTCTATTGGTTTATGGTAATGATGCTTGTGAAAGGAAAATACTATAATCCATATAGCAGAGGACTGAAAGAAGAGAAGTTTGCAAGCGCAGATGTTGTAAATTTATTTATAAAAAAATGGGAGACGGCTGCTTATAATAATTCACGCGGACTCGGATGGGACACAAAACCGGAACCGACTTCATACAGAACTCCCTGCGGAGAAAAGTTTTCAGAAAATTCATTCGGACATACAGGCTACACAGGAACAAGCGTATGGGCCGATACTGATAAAAATTTAATAGTAATTTTTTTAACAAACAGAGTCTATCCTTCCCGTGATAATAACGGTATCAGAGAGATAAGACCTGAAATTCATAACATGGCAGTTGAGTTACTTAACGGGAATTAG
- the pruA gene encoding L-glutamate gamma-semialdehyde dehydrogenase: protein MSHSKFKNEPFTDFTNKKNKQAFEKALDKVTSRFAKEYPIVIGGEKLWTDDKMHSINPSNEDMKLGTFQKASAEMAVKAIETAYETFKTWKNVAPKKRADYLFKAAKLMRKRKHEFSAMMVYEVGKNWAEADGDTAEAIDFMEFYAREMLRWSGDHPLVKLPDEKNHLEYLPLGVGAVIPPWNFPLAILVGMTTSAFVTGNTVVLKPSSDSPAIAQMFFELLEEVKLPKGVVNFVTGGGGTIGDIMVQHHLTRFVCFTGSMEVGLRINELAAKAQPGQIWIKRVVAEMGGKDSIVVDKELHSFSDAVKGTISAAFGFQGQKCSACSRVIVHKDIYDKFCDALVEHVQTIKVDNAANNPPMGPVINKRSQDNCLRYINKAIEEGGKVIAGGNKIEGKGYFVEPTIIKDVERNATISQEEIFGPVLAVLKANDFDDAIDIANNTMFGLTGAIYTKNKKRLHKGAKEFFAGNLYLNRKCTGALVGVHPFGGFNMSGTDSKAGGRDYLGLFMQAKLTSEKKIKK, encoded by the coding sequence ATGTCACACTCAAAATTTAAGAACGAACCGTTCACAGACTTCACGAATAAAAAAAATAAACAGGCTTTTGAAAAGGCTTTAGATAAAGTCACATCAAGATTTGCAAAAGAATATCCGATTGTAATAGGCGGAGAGAAATTATGGACCGATGATAAGATGCATTCAATAAATCCATCAAACGAAGATATGAAGCTCGGAACATTCCAGAAAGCTTCTGCTGAAATGGCAGTGAAGGCAATTGAAACAGCATACGAAACATTCAAGACCTGGAAGAACGTAGCGCCTAAAAAACGCGCTGACTACTTATTCAAAGCAGCAAAATTAATGAGAAAAAGAAAACATGAATTTTCTGCAATGATGGTTTATGAAGTCGGTAAGAACTGGGCAGAAGCAGACGGCGATACAGCAGAGGCAATTGACTTCATGGAATTTTACGCACGCGAAATGTTAAGATGGAGCGGAGACCATCCGTTAGTAAAATTACCCGATGAAAAAAATCATTTAGAATATTTACCGCTTGGTGTAGGCGCAGTTATTCCGCCATGGAATTTCCCGCTTGCAATCTTAGTCGGTATGACAACATCAGCATTTGTAACAGGCAACACCGTTGTATTGAAACCGTCAAGCGACTCCCCTGCCATTGCGCAAATGTTCTTTGAACTTCTTGAAGAAGTAAAGCTTCCTAAAGGAGTTGTAAACTTTGTAACAGGCGGCGGCGGAACTATCGGCGATATAATGGTTCAGCATCACTTAACAAGATTCGTATGCTTCACAGGTTCAATGGAAGTCGGTTTAAGAATTAACGAGCTTGCTGCAAAAGCACAGCCGGGGCAAATATGGATTAAAAGAGTTGTTGCAGAGATGGGCGGCAAAGATTCTATAGTTGTTGATAAAGAATTACATAGCTTCAGCGATGCTGTAAAAGGAACAATCTCAGCAGCGTTTGGATTCCAGGGACAAAAATGTTCAGCATGCTCAAGAGTTATCGTTCACAAGGATATTTACGATAAATTCTGCGATGCATTGGTTGAGCATGTTCAGACTATTAAAGTTGATAACGCAGCAAACAATCCTCCTATGGGACCTGTTATAAACAAACGTTCACAGGATAATTGTTTAAGATACATCAATAAAGCAATTGAAGAAGGCGGAAAAGTTATTGCCGGCGGAAATAAAATTGAAGGTAAAGGATATTTTGTTGAGCCTACAATTATTAAAGACGTTGAAAGAAATGCAACGATTTCACAGGAAGAAATTTTCGGACCTGTACTTGCAGTTCTTAAAGCAAATGATTTTGATGATGCAATTGATATTGCAAACAATACAATGTTTGGATTGACTGGAGCTATTTACACAAAAAATAAAAAGAGATTACATAAAGGCGCAAAGGAATTCTTTGCAGGTAACTTATACCTCAACAGAAAATGCACAGGCGCATTAGTCGGTGTGCATCCTTTCGGCGGATTTAATATGAGCGGTACGGATTCAAAAGCAGGCGGAAGAGATTATTTAGGCTTATTCATGCAGGCAAAGCTTACAAGCGAAAAGAAAATTAAGAAATAA